TCCGGATTTCTAGCCTGTTGCCTTCCGCAAGCGTTTCTACGATGGTGTCCAGCGTTGCCTGCACCACGTCCGCAACCTCGTTCTGCGTGTAGCTGAGCCGGTCCGCTACATCAACCACGAGTTCTCGCTTCGTCACGCCTTCCACTCCTCTTCCCGGGCTACGGCAACACACCCGGCGCCGGCGCCTACCTGAACAACTGGCTCACCATGTCCCACCAAGCCTGCAACATGCCCGTGACCGCGGCGACGCCGATCACCACGCCGACCACGACGATGGTGCCGACAACCCAAAGCACGGTTTCCGTAGAGGCGCTGGCCTTCATCGGCCCCTCCGCGCCGATGGTTGTCGCAATGTAGATCTTCTCTCCCGCCTCCGCGCGTTGTTTCTTGTCTATCAACGCGCCCAAGGTCTCGTTGATCGAGATGAAACAGCGGTGCCATTCCGTTTGCAGTTTCTTGATGGCCACATCAGACTGCCCATAGATGGATTCCAGGCTGGTCGACTGTGAGACAAGGTTCATGGTGTTCGCGTCGAGGTTGTAGTCGGCGCCGAGCGTATCCTTGAGCACCCGGTGCTCCCGGGCCAGTTTGCTCTTGATCTTGAGAAACTGGTTCTCAAGCTGCGCCTTGTTCACACCCGGGCTCGGGTAGGCGTTCATGATCTGGTTGAACAGCAACCAGTCGTTCATGAACTCCTGGCACATGGCGACGCGCCGTTCGAGCGTCGCTATCGTCTGCATCTGCTTCTTACTGAGTCGTGCCATTGATACGGCGACCTCCCTCTAGCCGGACCCCACAGGGGAAAAGATGAATTCTTAATTTAGCACACGCCCAAGGCAATGTCAAACAACGTCTTTCTTAAGTCAAGCAGGCATGCCGTTTTATGAGCCACATTCCCGTGTGTGCGCGGGTGCGCGCAGCCTTGCCCGCCACCCCGCGTCTGCTTGCATGGACCCCGCCCCGGCAAGCAGACTGGGCGCCCTTGACCGGTCCGGATGCGTGTGCGCGCGCTCGCTGGTGCAACCTGAAAGCAGGGAGGACTTCCCAGTTGCTGGTGTTGTTTGCCGCCGACTTGCACGGCCGCCAGAACCTCTACCGGTGGCTCGGCGAACAGATTGAGACCCATCACCCTGACCTCGTCGTGCTCGCGGGCGACCTGCTCGGACGGCCGGCCGGCTACGCGACGCGGGAGGCAGCGCAGCGCGTGGACGCCGGCGCGGTGCTGGCGCATCTGGATGCGTGGGCCGCACCGACATGGTATGTCATGGGCAATTGCGACCGTGTTGAATTGCCCGCACGGCCGCCGCGCATACAGTCCCTTCACGAACGGCGCCTGGTACTCGGCGACACTGCTTTTGTGGGCTACCAGACGACCACGCCGTTCACCGGCGGGCCGTTTGAAAAACCAGAGGAAGGCATCGAATCAGACCTGGCCCGGCTTGGCCCGCTACTGGATGAACATACGGTCCTGATAACCCACGGGCCTGCGTATGGGATACTGGACAAGAACTATACAGGCGCGCGCACCGGAAGCGTGGCCCTGCGCAAACTCGTGGACTCCTTTCCCTTCCGGGTCCACGTCCACGGTCACATTCACGAAGCCTACGGAAGCGAAGGGCGGCACTTCAATGTGGCGGCGGCGGGCATCAAGCGGGCGTTGTTGCTGGACGTGTCGACGATGGAGCATCGGTTTGTCGGCGGCTGACGAAATGCCCGGCTCGGCGGGCCGCCGGGGGCGCTCACCCGTGTTCCTTGCCAGAACGCGTGCGATTGTGGCTTAATATCCAGTAGAACAGGTGTGCGAACCGCAAGGCTGTAGCGCGGCATTTGTGCAGTCTGTGGCACACGGGTTGTATTAAATAGGCAGAGTCAGAGACACGCGGCGTTTTGCCGGGCGCGGCATCGCGAGAGGCGTCCCGGCATGAGCGGTCCGTCCGTAGTTCATCATGCGGTTTGTCCTCTACAACATTCGATATGGAACGGGGAGCGGGTGGCATTTTCACCTGCCCCTTCCTTTCAGCGGCTATTTCCGCCGGCCCCAGGGAAAGCTGGAAACACTCAGCGGATTCTTGCGTTCCCTGGACCCCGATATCATCGGCCTGGTCGAGGTGGACAATGGGTCGTACCTGACCGAAAAGGTCAACCAGGCCGCTGTTCTCGCGCGCGACTTGGGTTTCGCGCACGTGTATGAATCGAAGTATTCCCACTCTTCCCTTGCCCGGCGTGTGCCGGTCTTGAAGGCACAGGGTAATGCCTTTCTAACCAATCAGCGCATCGAAGCCCGGGACTTCCACTACTTCGACAAGGGCATCAAGCGCCTCGTAATTGAACTGGAGTTCTCCAATTTCGTCATTTTCCTCGTGCACCTCTCGCTCAAGTACCGGCATCGGCAATATCAACTTAGCGACCTGTACAGCATGTTCGCGGCGGTGAACAAGCCGATGCTTGTCGCCGGCGATTTCAACGTATTGTGGGGCGACCGCGAACTGCATCTGTTCATGGCGGCCTCGGGCCTGGTCAACGCGAACCAGCGGGGTGCGCCCACGTTCCCAAGCTGGTCGCCAAGACGGGAACTCGATTTCATCCTCCACAGTCCCGAAATCAAGGTCAGCCGTTTCTCCGTCCCGCAGGTGCGTTTCTCCGATCATCTGCCCATTGTGTGCGATTTCGAGATCGCGGGAACCGCCGCGGCCAAGCCGGTGGAACGGCGCCGCAACGGCAGACCCGCGGCCCGCGCGCCCATGCGGATGGCGCGCTGAGCCTCCGTAACGGTTCCGGCCTCGGAAACCATCTACCCGCCCAAAACCCGCCCCTTGCACATTCGAGCGTTTTGCTGCATTCTGTTGATTGTGCCGACACGGCGCCGAGCCATAAGACAGGGGCATAAACCGCGGAGGAGTCAGGTCATGCGCAAGAAGGGTTTCACGCTCATCGAACTCCTGGTTGTCATCGCCATCATTGGCATCCTGGCGGCGATCCTCTTGCCCGCCCTGGCGCGCGCGCGCGAATCAGCCCGGCGCGCGAGCTGCCAGAACAACCTTAAGGAATGGGGCCTGGTATACAAGATGTACGCCAACGAGGACCCGGGCGAACGCTGGCCCAGCCTGCAACTGGGCGCATACCCGAACGAGACGGGCGACGTCATCGTCGTGATTGACATCGGCCCCAACACGTGGCAAATCTATCCCGAGTACTTGAACGACCCGATGATCGCCTTCTGTCCGTCCGACGCGGGGCTTATGCAGCATATCAGCGATGCGCAAGCGGTCAATCCGGGGGAATTCTGCTTCGGATACGCGCATGGCGACGCCTACGAATGCGCGCGCGCCATCGATTCCAGCTACATCTATCTCGGTTGGGTCTTCGACCGTTCGGGTGATGAATGGCCCACGCTTCCGCTCGAGCCGGTGCGCACCCTGCTCAGCCTTGTGTTGCCGCCAGAGGACATTCCCCCCGCCGGCGCGGGACCGGAACAACTGGTCGCCGGGTTGCTTGTGCTGTTGTCTCATTCCGATCTCGTGCCCGGCGTCACGGGAGAGAACAACGCGATGCTGCAGCGTGTCGTGGACCGCGACCTCTCGGGTGGGCAACTCACGGGCCTCGGCAACGGCGGCTGCAATACGGTGTACCGTTTGAGAGAGGGCATCGAGCGTTTCCTCATCACGGATATCAACAACCCGGCGGCCTCGGCGCAAGCACAGAGCACCGTTTTCGTGATGATGGACCAGATCGCCGCACTCGGCCAGACCGGCGTATTCAATCACGTTCCCGGCGGCGCCAATGTGCTGTACCTCGACGGGCACGTGGACTTCATCCGGTATCAGGAGAATGGTACGCCGCCAGTAACACGGCGCGTCTCGGAAGTTATGGCCCTGCTTGCGGGACTCACCATATGAGGCCGAGGCGCGACTCTGTGACAAGCGGGAACCACAAGGCGCGGATTTCGACGTTCCAAACATGTATGGCCGGCGCAGTCAGGCGCCGGAAGATATCCCTGCTGCCCGCTCTATAGAACACTCGGAAAAGAAGCGCTGGTGAATGGCGCGTCAGCGAAACGTTGTTCGCGTACGAATTATCTTCTAGAATACGTCTATGGTGTGTGGGAGGAAACCTGTCCATGTTCCGCGGATCACCAAAAGACTCGCATTTCGTGCCGCTTATCGCGGCGCCCCTGTGCATGGCTTTCCTGATTGGCCCGGCACTGCTGCTGCCCGGTTGCCGGGGCGAGCCGGATGCCGCGCCGGCGGAGGTGGCCAGGCCAGTCAAGACCATGGTTGTGCAACCCTTGGCGGCCTTGCTCGACCGCGTCTTTCCTGCGCGGGTCCGGGCGGAAGAACGGGCGGATCTGTCGTTCCGTGTGCCCGGCCAGCTTGCCGTGTTGGCCGTGGAAGCCGGGCAGGCTGTCAAGGCGGGCGATGTGCTGGCTTCGCTTGACACGCGGGACTTTGAAAATGCGCTTGCCGATGCACGCAGTGCCTTGGCGGCAAGCGAGAAAGACCTGGAGGTGCTCAAGAGCGGCTCACGCACGGAAGACATTGCCGCGATGGAAGCACAACTCGCTTCGGCGCAAGCCAGGCGTAATCAGGCGGACATCGACTATCAGCGGTCAAAGGCTTCCTTGGACGAGGGTCTCATATCCCGCAGCGAATTCGACCGCAGC
The Candidatus Hydrogenedentota bacterium DNA segment above includes these coding regions:
- a CDS encoding metallophosphoesterase family protein — translated: MLVLFAADLHGRQNLYRWLGEQIETHHPDLVVLAGDLLGRPAGYATREAAQRVDAGAVLAHLDAWAAPTWYVMGNCDRVELPARPPRIQSLHERRLVLGDTAFVGYQTTTPFTGGPFEKPEEGIESDLARLGPLLDEHTVLITHGPAYGILDKNYTGARTGSVALRKLVDSFPFRVHVHGHIHEAYGSEGRHFNVAAAGIKRALLLDVSTMEHRFVGG
- a CDS encoding endonuclease/exonuclease/phosphatase family protein, producing the protein MRFVLYNIRYGTGSGWHFHLPLPFSGYFRRPQGKLETLSGFLRSLDPDIIGLVEVDNGSYLTEKVNQAAVLARDLGFAHVYESKYSHSSLARRVPVLKAQGNAFLTNQRIEARDFHYFDKGIKRLVIELEFSNFVIFLVHLSLKYRHRQYQLSDLYSMFAAVNKPMLVAGDFNVLWGDRELHLFMAASGLVNANQRGAPTFPSWSPRRELDFILHSPEIKVSRFSVPQVRFSDHLPIVCDFEIAGTAAAKPVERRRNGRPAARAPMRMAR
- a CDS encoding prepilin-type N-terminal cleavage/methylation domain-containing protein, translated to MRKKGFTLIELLVVIAIIGILAAILLPALARARESARRASCQNNLKEWGLVYKMYANEDPGERWPSLQLGAYPNETGDVIVVIDIGPNTWQIYPEYLNDPMIAFCPSDAGLMQHISDAQAVNPGEFCFGYAHGDAYECARAIDSSYIYLGWVFDRSGDEWPTLPLEPVRTLLSLVLPPEDIPPAGAGPEQLVAGLLVLLSHSDLVPGVTGENNAMLQRVVDRDLSGGQLTGLGNGGCNTVYRLREGIERFLITDINNPAASAQAQSTVFVMMDQIAALGQTGVFNHVPGGANVLYLDGHVDFIRYQENGTPPVTRRVSEVMALLAGLTI